A section of the Entelurus aequoreus isolate RoL-2023_Sb linkage group LG21, RoL_Eaeq_v1.1, whole genome shotgun sequence genome encodes:
- the LOC133638252 gene encoding filaggrin-2-like isoform X1: MGPGLSARLTWICVLLISGAASLPVQHGNRSTNQDTTDSLAGAVSPKDLPQSSNFPAEADEPANPTADTKGASSIVSREPKAVTYDHNANKISSGPVPQADVPITSDKFRPQAAESGASSAWRAYNPPSYTPSAAAGLQDGPVDAKQQPESTLDVDNDSAWSGVDPRSSYRSSTAGSVKGSWKQQEASSPGAHVHPGWPSYDLASSYESSSGQQAGPNSGIQQQFHPGVHEHSGLSGEDSASSSKTSTGYQANKNILKHPGWSGYDSSSKSSGQQTSNPAAHVHPEWSSHGSESSTGGLKQPTNVHVHPGWSDYNSFSGQQTSNPAAHVHPEWSSTGSSTGGLKQPSNQHAHVHPVLSSYGSSSSSKSSGQQTSNPAAHVHPEWSSYGSESSTGGLKQPSNQHAHVHPVLSSYGSSSSSKSSGQQTSNPAAHVHPEWSSHGSESSTGGLKQPTNVHVHPGWSDYSSFSGQQTSNPAAHVHPEWSSTGSSTGGLKQTPHHVHPEWSGYGSSSSSKSGQQTSNPVVHMHPEWSSYGSESSTGGLEPSHQHVHVHPGWSGYGSSGQQTSNPTAHVHPEWSSHDSSSSESSTGGLKQPSHVHVHPGWSGYSSSGQQTSDPTAHVHPEWSSYGSESSTGGLKQPSNQHAHVHPVLSSYGSSSSSKSSGQQPSNPAAHVHPEWSSYGSESSTGGLKQPSNQHAHVHPVLPSYGSSSSSKSSGQQPSNPAAHVHPEWSSYGSESSTGGLKQPSNQHAHVHPVLPSYGSSSSSKSSGQQPSNQHAHVHPVLSSYGSSSSKSSGQQPSNQHAHVHPVLSSYGSSSSSKSSGQQPSNQHAHVHPVLSSYGSSSSKSSGQQPSNQHAHVHPVLSSYGSSSSSKSSGQQTSNPAAHVHPEWSSYGSESSTGGLKQPSNQHAHVHPVLSSYGSSSSSKTSGQQPSNQHAHVHPVLSSYGSSSSKSSGQQPSNQHAHVHPELSSYGSSSSKSSGQQPSNQHAHVHPEWSSYGSESSTGGLKQPTNQHAHVHPVLSSYGSSSSSKSSGQQPSNQHAHVHPELSSYGSSSSKSSGQQTSNPAAHVHPGWSSYGSESSTGGLKQPSHVHVHPGWSGYDSSSKSSTGGQQPSHQHAHVHPEWSSYGAESSTGGLKQPSNQHAHVHPELSSYGSSSSSKSSGQQTSNPAAHVHPEWSSYGSESSTGGLKQPTNVHVHPGWSGYDSSSSKSSTGGQQPSHQHAHVHPGWPGYDSSSSGQHTSKPAVHVHPGWSGYGFSSSKSSTGGQQPSHHAHVHPEWSSYGSSSSQQTSNPAAHMHPQWSSHDSSSKSSTGGQQPSHQHAHVHPGWSGYDSSSSQTSNPAAHVYPGWSAYDSSSSQTSNPAAHVYPGWSAYDSSSSQTSNPAAHVYPGWSGYDSSSSQTSNPAAHVHPGWSSYGHSSSLYPVVDPSENSYSSSGSYHSGSVPNKNLHGWNRPEWAPMYPAGSNVFAFNPSAPSTPWLSGQSSSAPEYSPTSIVQSRYGYQRARDEFARMQYSQADVPSGFSRTASSQRSALKN, from the exons ATGGGGCCGGGACTCTCTGCAAG ATTAACTTGGATCTGCGTGCTGCTGATTAGCGGCGCTGCTAGCCTGCCGGTCCAACATG GCAACAGGTCTACGAACCAGGACACCACGGACTCGCTTGCCGGGGCCGTCTCTCCAAAGGATCTGCCGCAAAGCTCCAACTTCCCTGCGGAAGCGGATGAACCGGCGAACCCCACAGCTGACACAAAGGGAGCTTCGAGTATTGTTTCACGTGAGCCCAAGGCTGTGACCTACGACCACAATGCCAACAAGATATCAAGTGGTCCCGTGCCTCAAGCTGACGTTCCCATTACCAGTGACAAATTCAGACCCCAAGCCGCTGAATCAGGTGCGAGTTCTGCTTGGAGAGCGTACAATCCTCCCAGCTACACCCCCTCAGCTGCTGCTGGTCTACAAGACGGTCCCGTCGATGCCAAGCAACAGCCAGAATCTACTTTAGATGTTGACAATGACTCCGCATGGTCAGGCGTTGATCCACGTTCCAGCTACCGGTCTTCAACTGCTGGCAGCGTAAAAGGGAGTTGGAAGCAGCAGGAAGCGTCTAGTCCAGGTGCTCACGTGCACCCAGGATGGCCAAGCTATGACTTAGCCTCAAGCTACGAATCTTCAAGTGGTCAACAAGCCGGTCCTAATTCTGGGATACAGCAACAATTCCATCCAGGTGTTCATGAGCACTCAGGATTGTCAGGTGAAGACTCTGCTTCCAGTTCCAAAACTTCAACTGGTTACCAAGCCAATAAAAATATTCTCAAGCACCCAGGGTGGTCAGGCTATGACTCGAGCTCCAAATCTTCTGGCCAACAAACATCCAATCCAGCTGCTCATGTGCACCCTGAATGGTCAAGCCATGGCTCTGAATCTTCAACTGGAGGGCTGAAACAACCAACCAATGTTCATGTGCACCCAGGATGGTCAGACTACAATTCTTTTTCTGGCCAACAAACTTCTAATCCAGCTGCTCATGTGCACCCTGAATGGTCGAGCACCGGCTCTTCAACTGGAGGTCTAAAACAACCATCCAATCAACATGCTCATGTGCACCCTGTATTGTCAAGCTATGGTTCCTCTTCAAGCTCCAAATCATCTGGCCAACAAACATCCAATCCAGCTGCTCATGTGCACCCTGAATGGTCAAGCTATGGCTCTGAATCTTCAACTGGAGGTCTAAAACAACCATCCAATCAACATGCTCATGTGCACCCTGTATTGTCAAGCTATGGTTCCTCTTCAAGCTCCAAATCATCTGGCCAACAAACATCCAATCCAGCTGCTCATGTGCACCCTGAATGGTCAAGCCATGGCTCTGAATCTTCAACTGGAGGGCTGAAACAACCAACCAATGTTCATGTGCACCCAGGATGGTCAGACTACAGTTCTTTTTCTGGCCAACAAACTTCTAATCCAGCTGCTCATGTGCACCCTGAATGGTCGAGCACCGGCTCTTCAACTGGAGGTCTGAAACAAACACCCCATCATGTGCACCCTGAATGGTCAGGCTATGGTTCCTCTTCCAGCTCCAAATCTGGCCAACAAACATCCAATCCAGTGGTTCACATGCACCCTGAATGGTCAAGCTATGGCTCTGAATCTTCAACTGGAGGTCTGGAACCGTCCCATCAACATGTTCATGTGCACCCAGGATGGTCAGGCTATGGTTCTTCTGGCCAACAAACATCTAATCCAACTGCTCATGTGCACCCTGAATGGTCAAGCCATGACTCCTCCAGCTCTGAATCTTCAACTGGAGGTCTGAAGCAACCATCCCATGTTCATGTGCACCCAGGATGGTCAGGCTATAGTTCTTCTGGCCAACAAACATCTGACCCAACTGCTCATGTGCACCCTGAATGGTCAAGCTATGGCTCTGAATCTTCAACTGGAGGTCTGAAACAACCATCCAATCAACATGCTCATGTGCACCCTGTATTGTCAAGCTATGGTTCCTCTTCAAGCTCCAAATCATCTGGCCAACAACCATCCAATCCAGCTGCTCATGTGCACCCTGAATGGTCAAGCTATGGCTCTGAATCTTCAACTGGAGGTCTGAAACAACCATCCAATCAACATGCTCATGTGCACCCTGTATTGCCAAGCTACGGTTCCTCTTCAAGCTCCAAATCATCTGGCCAACAACCATCCAATCCAGCTGCTCATGTGCACCCTGAATGGTCAAGCTATGGCTCTGAATCTTCAACTGGAGGTCTGAAACAACCATCCAATCAACATGCTCATGTGCACCCTGTATTGCCAAGCTATGGTTCCTCTTCAAGCTCCAAATCATCTGGCCAACAACCATCCAATCAACATGCTCATGTGCACCCTGTATTGTCAAGCTATGGTTCCTCAAGCTCCAAATCATCTGGCCAACAACCATCCAATCAACATGCTCATGTGCACCCTGTATTGTCAAGCTATGGTTCCTCTTCAAGCTCCAAATCATCTGGCCAACAACCATCCAATCAACATGCTCATGTGCACCCTGTATTGTCAAGCTATGGTTCCTCAAGCTCCAAATCATCTGGCCAACAACCATCCAATCAACATGCTCATGTGCACCCTGTATTGTCAAGCTACGGTTCCTCTTCAAGCTCCAAATCATCTGGCCAACAAACATCCAATCCAGCTGCTCATGTGCACCCTGAATGGTCAAGCTATGGCTCTGAATCTTCAACTGGAGGTCTGAAACAACCATCCAATCAACATGCTCATGTGCACCCTGTATTGTCAAGCTATGGTTCCTCTTCAAGCTCCAAAACATCTGGCCAACAACCATCCAATCAACATGCTCATGTGCACCCTGTATTGTCAAGCTATGGTTCCTCAAGCTCCAAATCATCCGGCCAACAACCATCCAATCAACATGCTCATGTTCACCCTGAATTGTCAAGCTATGGTTCCTCAAGCTCCAAATCATCTGGCCAACAACCATCCAATCAACATGCTCATGTGCACCCTGAATGGTCAAGCTATGGTTCTGAATCTTCAACTGGAGGTctgaaacaaccaaccaatcaacaTGCTCATGTTCACCCTGTATTGTCAAGCTATGGTTCCTCTTCAAGCTCCAAATCATCTGGCCAACAACCATCCAATCAACATGCTCATGTACACCCTGAATTGTCAAGCTATGGTTCCTCAAGCTCCAAATCATCTGGCCAACAAACATCCAATCCAGCTGCTCATGTGCACCCTGGATGGTCAAGCTATGGCTCTGAATCTTCAACTGGAGGGCTGAAACAACCATCCCATGTTCATGTGCACCCAGGATGGTCAGGCTATGACTCTAGCTCTAAATCTTCCACTGGTGGTCAACAGCCCTCCCATCAACATGCTCATGTGCACCCTGAATGGTCAAGCTATGGCGCTGAATCTTCAACTGGAGGTCTGAAACAACCATCCAATCAACATGCTCATGTACACCCTGAATTGTCAAGCTATGGTTCCTCTTCAAGCTCCAAATCATCTGGCCAACAAACATCCAATCCAGCTGCTCATGTGCACCCTGAATGGTCAAGCTATGGCTCTGAATCTTCAACTGGAGGTCTGAAACAACCAACCAATGTTCATGTGCACCCAGGATGGTCAGGCTATGACTCCTCTAGCTCTAAATCGTCCACTGGTGGTCAACAACCCTCCCATCAACATGCTCATGTGCACCCAGGATGGCCAGGCTACGACTCTTCCTCTTCTGGTCAACACACTTCTAAACCAGCTGTTCATGTACACCCCGGATGGTCAGGCTATGGTTTCTCTAGCTCTAAATCTTCCACTGGTGGTCAACAACCATCTCATCATGCTCATGTGCACCCTGAATGGTCAAGCTATGGTTCCTCTTCTAGCCAACAAACATCCAATCCAGCTGCTCACATGCACCCTCAATGGTCAAGCCATGACTCCAGCTCCAAATCTTCAACTGGTGGTCAGCAACCATCCCATCAACATGCTCATGTGCACCCAGGATGGTCCGGCTATGACTCCTCTTCTAGCCAAACATCTAATCCAGCTGCTCATGTGTACCCAGGATGGTCTGCCTATGACTCCTCTTCTAGCCAAACATCTAATCCAGCTGCTCATGTGTACCCAGGATGGTCTGCCTATGACTCCTCTTCTAGCCAAACATCTAATCCAGCTGCTCATGTGTACCCAGGATGGTCCGGCTATGACTCCTCTTCTAGCCAAACATCTAATCCAGCTGCTCATGTGCACCCAGGATGGTCAAGCTATGGACACTCCAGCTCACTGTACCCTGTAGTGGACCCTAGTGAGAATTCTTATAGCTCTTCAGGATCCTATCACTCTGGTAGTGTTCCCAACAAGAACCTTCATGGTTGGAACAGACCTGAGTGGGCTCCAATGTATCCAGCAGGAAGCAATGTGTTTGCCTTCAACCCGAGTGCTCCCAGCACTCCCTGGTTGTCTGGCCAGTCTAGCTCTGCTCCTGAATACTCACCAACTTCCATCGTCCAATCCAGATACGGCTACCAACGTGCGCGAGATGAATTTGCCAGAATGCAATATTCCCAAGCTGATGTTCCGTCAGGCTTCTCCAGAACTGCGAGCTCCCAAAGAAGCGCCCTGAAGAACTGA
- the LOC133638252 gene encoding filaggrin-2-like isoform X2 — MGPGLSARLTWICVLLISGAASLPVQHGNRSTNQDTTDSLAGAVSPKDLPQSSNFPAEADEPANPTADTKGASSIVSREPKAVTYDHNANKISSGPVPQADVPITSDKFRPQAAESGASSAWRAYNPPSYTPSAAAGLQDGPVDAKQQPESTLDVDNDSAWSGVDPRSSYRSSTAGSVKGSWKQQEASSPGAHVHPGWPSYDLASSYESSSGQQAGPNSGIQQQFHPGVHEHSGLSGEDSASSSKTSTGYQANKNILKHPGWSGYDSSSKSSGQQTSNPAAHVHPEWSSHGSESSTGGLKQPTNVHVHPGWSDYNSFSGQQTSNPAAHVHPEWSSTGSSTGGLKQPSNQHAHVHPVLSSYGSSSSSKSSGQQTSNPAAHVHPEWSSYGSESSTGGLKQPSNQHAHVHPVLSSYGSSSSSKSSGQQTSNPAAHVHPEWSSHGSESSTGGLKQPTNVHVHPGWSDYSSFSGQQTSNPAAHVHPEWSSTGSSTGGLKQPSNQHAHVHPVLSSYGSSSSSKSSGQQPSNPAAHVHPEWSSYGSESSTGGLKQPSNQHAHVHPVLPSYGSSSSSKSSGQQPSNPAAHVHPEWSSYGSESSTGGLKQPSNQHAHVHPVLPSYGSSSSSKSSGQQPSNQHAHVHPVLSSYGSSSSKSSGQQPSNQHAHVHPVLSSYGSSSSSKSSGQQPSNQHAHVHPVLSSYGSSSSKSSGQQPSNQHAHVHPVLSSYGSSSSSKSSGQQTSNPAAHVHPEWSSYGSESSTGGLKQPSNQHAHVHPVLSSYGSSSSSKTSGQQPSNQHAHVHPVLSSYGSSSSKSSGQQPSNQHAHVHPELSSYGSSSSKSSGQQPSNQHAHVHPEWSSYGSESSTGGLKQPTNQHAHVHPVLSSYGSSSSSKSSGQQPSNQHAHVHPELSSYGSSSSKSSGQQTSNPAAHVHPGWSSYGSESSTGGLKQPSHVHVHPGWSGYDSSSKSSTGGQQPSHQHAHVHPEWSSYGAESSTGGLKQPSNQHAHVHPELSSYGSSSSSKSSGQQTSNPAAHVHPEWSSYGSESSTGGLKQPTNVHVHPGWSGYDSSSSKSSTGGQQPSHQHAHVHPGWPGYDSSSSGQHTSKPAVHVHPGWSGYGFSSSKSSTGGQQPSHHAHVHPEWSSYGSSSSQQTSNPAAHMHPQWSSHDSSSKSSTGGQQPSHQHAHVHPGWSGYDSSSSQTSNPAAHVYPGWSAYDSSSSQTSNPAAHVYPGWSAYDSSSSQTSNPAAHVYPGWSGYDSSSSQTSNPAAHVHPGWSSYGHSSSLYPVVDPSENSYSSSGSYHSGSVPNKNLHGWNRPEWAPMYPAGSNVFAFNPSAPSTPWLSGQSSSAPEYSPTSIVQSRYGYQRARDEFARMQYSQADVPSGFSRTASSQRSALKN, encoded by the exons ATGGGGCCGGGACTCTCTGCAAG ATTAACTTGGATCTGCGTGCTGCTGATTAGCGGCGCTGCTAGCCTGCCGGTCCAACATG GCAACAGGTCTACGAACCAGGACACCACGGACTCGCTTGCCGGGGCCGTCTCTCCAAAGGATCTGCCGCAAAGCTCCAACTTCCCTGCGGAAGCGGATGAACCGGCGAACCCCACAGCTGACACAAAGGGAGCTTCGAGTATTGTTTCACGTGAGCCCAAGGCTGTGACCTACGACCACAATGCCAACAAGATATCAAGTGGTCCCGTGCCTCAAGCTGACGTTCCCATTACCAGTGACAAATTCAGACCCCAAGCCGCTGAATCAGGTGCGAGTTCTGCTTGGAGAGCGTACAATCCTCCCAGCTACACCCCCTCAGCTGCTGCTGGTCTACAAGACGGTCCCGTCGATGCCAAGCAACAGCCAGAATCTACTTTAGATGTTGACAATGACTCCGCATGGTCAGGCGTTGATCCACGTTCCAGCTACCGGTCTTCAACTGCTGGCAGCGTAAAAGGGAGTTGGAAGCAGCAGGAAGCGTCTAGTCCAGGTGCTCACGTGCACCCAGGATGGCCAAGCTATGACTTAGCCTCAAGCTACGAATCTTCAAGTGGTCAACAAGCCGGTCCTAATTCTGGGATACAGCAACAATTCCATCCAGGTGTTCATGAGCACTCAGGATTGTCAGGTGAAGACTCTGCTTCCAGTTCCAAAACTTCAACTGGTTACCAAGCCAATAAAAATATTCTCAAGCACCCAGGGTGGTCAGGCTATGACTCGAGCTCCAAATCTTCTGGCCAACAAACATCCAATCCAGCTGCTCATGTGCACCCTGAATGGTCAAGCCATGGCTCTGAATCTTCAACTGGAGGGCTGAAACAACCAACCAATGTTCATGTGCACCCAGGATGGTCAGACTACAATTCTTTTTCTGGCCAACAAACTTCTAATCCAGCTGCTCATGTGCACCCTGAATGGTCGAGCACCGGCTCTTCAACTGGAGGTCTAAAACAACCATCCAATCAACATGCTCATGTGCACCCTGTATTGTCAAGCTATGGTTCCTCTTCAAGCTCCAAATCATCTGGCCAACAAACATCCAATCCAGCTGCTCATGTGCACCCTGAATGGTCAAGCTATGGCTCTGAATCTTCAACTGGAGGTCTAAAACAACCATCCAATCAACATGCTCATGTGCACCCTGTATTGTCAAGCTATGGTTCCTCTTCAAGCTCCAAATCATCTGGCCAACAAACATCCAATCCAGCTGCTCATGTGCACCCTGAATGGTCAAGCCATGGCTCTGAATCTTCAACTGGAGGGCTGAAACAACCAACCAATGTTCATGTGCACCCAGGATGGTCAGACTACAGTTCTTTTTCTGGCCAACAAACTTCTAATCCAGCTGCTCATGTGCACCCTGAATGGTCGAGCACCGGCTCTTCAACTGGAG GTCTGAAACAACCATCCAATCAACATGCTCATGTGCACCCTGTATTGTCAAGCTATGGTTCCTCTTCAAGCTCCAAATCATCTGGCCAACAACCATCCAATCCAGCTGCTCATGTGCACCCTGAATGGTCAAGCTATGGCTCTGAATCTTCAACTGGAGGTCTGAAACAACCATCCAATCAACATGCTCATGTGCACCCTGTATTGCCAAGCTACGGTTCCTCTTCAAGCTCCAAATCATCTGGCCAACAACCATCCAATCCAGCTGCTCATGTGCACCCTGAATGGTCAAGCTATGGCTCTGAATCTTCAACTGGAGGTCTGAAACAACCATCCAATCAACATGCTCATGTGCACCCTGTATTGCCAAGCTATGGTTCCTCTTCAAGCTCCAAATCATCTGGCCAACAACCATCCAATCAACATGCTCATGTGCACCCTGTATTGTCAAGCTATGGTTCCTCAAGCTCCAAATCATCTGGCCAACAACCATCCAATCAACATGCTCATGTGCACCCTGTATTGTCAAGCTATGGTTCCTCTTCAAGCTCCAAATCATCTGGCCAACAACCATCCAATCAACATGCTCATGTGCACCCTGTATTGTCAAGCTATGGTTCCTCAAGCTCCAAATCATCTGGCCAACAACCATCCAATCAACATGCTCATGTGCACCCTGTATTGTCAAGCTACGGTTCCTCTTCAAGCTCCAAATCATCTGGCCAACAAACATCCAATCCAGCTGCTCATGTGCACCCTGAATGGTCAAGCTATGGCTCTGAATCTTCAACTGGAGGTCTGAAACAACCATCCAATCAACATGCTCATGTGCACCCTGTATTGTCAAGCTATGGTTCCTCTTCAAGCTCCAAAACATCTGGCCAACAACCATCCAATCAACATGCTCATGTGCACCCTGTATTGTCAAGCTATGGTTCCTCAAGCTCCAAATCATCCGGCCAACAACCATCCAATCAACATGCTCATGTTCACCCTGAATTGTCAAGCTATGGTTCCTCAAGCTCCAAATCATCTGGCCAACAACCATCCAATCAACATGCTCATGTGCACCCTGAATGGTCAAGCTATGGTTCTGAATCTTCAACTGGAGGTctgaaacaaccaaccaatcaacaTGCTCATGTTCACCCTGTATTGTCAAGCTATGGTTCCTCTTCAAGCTCCAAATCATCTGGCCAACAACCATCCAATCAACATGCTCATGTACACCCTGAATTGTCAAGCTATGGTTCCTCAAGCTCCAAATCATCTGGCCAACAAACATCCAATCCAGCTGCTCATGTGCACCCTGGATGGTCAAGCTATGGCTCTGAATCTTCAACTGGAGGGCTGAAACAACCATCCCATGTTCATGTGCACCCAGGATGGTCAGGCTATGACTCTAGCTCTAAATCTTCCACTGGTGGTCAACAGCCCTCCCATCAACATGCTCATGTGCACCCTGAATGGTCAAGCTATGGCGCTGAATCTTCAACTGGAGGTCTGAAACAACCATCCAATCAACATGCTCATGTACACCCTGAATTGTCAAGCTATGGTTCCTCTTCAAGCTCCAAATCATCTGGCCAACAAACATCCAATCCAGCTGCTCATGTGCACCCTGAATGGTCAAGCTATGGCTCTGAATCTTCAACTGGAGGTCTGAAACAACCAACCAATGTTCATGTGCACCCAGGATGGTCAGGCTATGACTCCTCTAGCTCTAAATCGTCCACTGGTGGTCAACAACCCTCCCATCAACATGCTCATGTGCACCCAGGATGGCCAGGCTACGACTCTTCCTCTTCTGGTCAACACACTTCTAAACCAGCTGTTCATGTACACCCCGGATGGTCAGGCTATGGTTTCTCTAGCTCTAAATCTTCCACTGGTGGTCAACAACCATCTCATCATGCTCATGTGCACCCTGAATGGTCAAGCTATGGTTCCTCTTCTAGCCAACAAACATCCAATCCAGCTGCTCACATGCACCCTCAATGGTCAAGCCATGACTCCAGCTCCAAATCTTCAACTGGTGGTCAGCAACCATCCCATCAACATGCTCATGTGCACCCAGGATGGTCCGGCTATGACTCCTCTTCTAGCCAAACATCTAATCCAGCTGCTCATGTGTACCCAGGATGGTCTGCCTATGACTCCTCTTCTAGCCAAACATCTAATCCAGCTGCTCATGTGTACCCAGGATGGTCTGCCTATGACTCCTCTTCTAGCCAAACATCTAATCCAGCTGCTCATGTGTACCCAGGATGGTCCGGCTATGACTCCTCTTCTAGCCAAACATCTAATCCAGCTGCTCATGTGCACCCAGGATGGTCAAGCTATGGACACTCCAGCTCACTGTACCCTGTAGTGGACCCTAGTGAGAATTCTTATAGCTCTTCAGGATCCTATCACTCTGGTAGTGTTCCCAACAAGAACCTTCATGGTTGGAACAGACCTGAGTGGGCTCCAATGTATCCAGCAGGAAGCAATGTGTTTGCCTTCAACCCGAGTGCTCCCAGCACTCCCTGGTTGTCTGGCCAGTCTAGCTCTGCTCCTGAATACTCACCAACTTCCATCGTCCAATCCAGATACGGCTACCAACGTGCGCGAGATGAATTTGCCAGAATGCAATATTCCCAAGCTGATGTTCCGTCAGGCTTCTCCAGAACTGCGAGCTCCCAAAGAAGCGCCCTGAAGAACTGA